In Spirochaetota bacterium, one genomic interval encodes:
- a CDS encoding OmpA family protein: protein MKLFIALYTIAIVAGTPAYTQLSGNIIERKAAARGMLVDVKNAMKRKDYEKARAYIIKAYEVMPNDSEIKKNYFLLAAPVMRIETESEIFYYSKTKECPLSVRVVDAGAGTQWVKSFKLEIADENGQTIRTIITNSAPDKISWNGMNDNGTRVADGQYILRAFITGELGFSVPVTENRILALGKELAVAIAIKETLFPAGKTTVAIQTFYPDRSRMASWTLSVVNNSGRVVRSMKGANGLPSVITWDGRDDNGDVVPGGDIFSVSLIGMDNGKKQESNRDTIESEIEIITVGDTLTFKMSTLQFDVGKAAVQPKSFILLDRVAAILKKYSWYSVLIEGHTDDVGADDKNMTLSKERAEAVRDYLLKKHSLSAGRFTVSGMGKTKPVVPNTSEANRAKNRRVEFILTETKEK from the coding sequence ATGAAATTATTCATCGCCCTGTACACGATAGCGATCGTCGCCGGAACGCCTGCATACACCCAGCTGTCCGGGAACATCATCGAGAGGAAGGCCGCCGCACGCGGTATGCTCGTTGATGTGAAGAACGCCATGAAGCGCAAGGATTATGAGAAGGCGCGGGCCTACATCATCAAGGCCTACGAGGTCATGCCCAATGACAGCGAGATAAAAAAGAATTATTTTCTCCTCGCCGCACCGGTCATGCGCATTGAGACGGAATCCGAGATATTCTACTATAGCAAAACGAAGGAATGCCCCCTTTCCGTACGCGTCGTCGATGCCGGGGCGGGAACGCAATGGGTGAAGTCGTTCAAGCTCGAGATAGCGGATGAGAACGGGCAGACGATACGTACGATCATCACGAACAGCGCTCCGGATAAAATATCATGGAACGGCATGAACGACAACGGCACGCGCGTTGCGGACGGACAGTATATCCTGCGGGCGTTCATCACCGGTGAGCTCGGGTTCAGCGTGCCGGTCACCGAGAACCGCATACTTGCGCTCGGGAAAGAGCTTGCCGTCGCCATCGCCATCAAGGAAACGCTTTTTCCGGCGGGGAAGACCACTGTCGCGATACAGACGTTCTACCCTGACCGCTCACGTATGGCATCGTGGACACTCTCTGTCGTCAATAACAGCGGCAGGGTCGTGCGATCGATGAAAGGAGCCAACGGGCTTCCTTCGGTGATAACCTGGGACGGCCGCGATGATAACGGCGATGTCGTTCCCGGCGGCGATATATTTTCGGTATCGCTTATCGGTATGGACAACGGCAAAAAGCAGGAGAGCAATCGCGATACGATAGAGTCCGAGATAGAGATCATCACGGTCGGTGACACACTCACGTTCAAGATGTCCACGCTTCAGTTCGATGTCGGCAAAGCCGCGGTGCAGCCGAAGTCCTTCATACTCCTCGACCGTGTCGCCGCTATTCTAAAGAAATACAGTTGGTACAGCGTGCTCATCGAAGGGCATACGGATGATGTGGGGGCGGATGATAAGAATATGACGCTCTCAAAGGAACGCGCTGAAGCGGTGCGCGATTATCTCCTGAAGAAACATTCATTATCGGCGGGCCGTTTCACCGTAAGCGGTATGGGAAAGACGAAGCCAGTGGTGCCGAACACGAGCGAGGCGAACCGGGCGAAGAACCGGCGTGTGGAGTTCATACTTACCGAGACGAAGGAAAAATAG
- the trxA gene encoding thioredoxin, with translation MEHLTLDTFKEKVCECGIDGENAEWKFKGTRPAVIDFYADWCGPCKMVAPVLEELSKEFEGKVDIYKIDTEAEQQLAGMFGIQSIPSILFIPMDGKPQMAAGALPKAELKRIIQEVLGVAVAS, from the coding sequence ATGGAACATCTCACACTCGACACGTTCAAGGAAAAGGTCTGCGAATGCGGCATAGACGGCGAGAACGCCGAATGGAAATTCAAGGGCACACGCCCGGCCGTCATCGATTTCTACGCGGACTGGTGCGGTCCCTGCAAAATGGTGGCGCCGGTGCTTGAGGAGCTTTCAAAGGAATTCGAAGGCAAGGTCGATATATACAAGATCGATACCGAGGCGGAGCAACAGCTTGCCGGCATGTTCGGCATTCAGAGCATACCGAGCATATTGTTCATACCGATGGACGGTAAGCCGCAGATGGCCGCCGGCGCCCTCCCGAAGGCGGAACTGAAGCGCATTATCCAGGAAGTGCTCGGCGTTGCAGTCGCGTCGTAA
- a CDS encoding thioredoxin family protein: MIDFRRPLFALTIMASIAFAVSAATARWETDMSKALADAKKSSKHLLLNFTGSDWCPWCFRLRDEVFATREFEQYAEKNLICVVVDFPRGKKQSDALVKQNRELAEKYGVQGFPTVVLLTPNGGLKATTGYRQGGADAYIDHLTDILSGKAK; this comes from the coding sequence ATGATTGATTTCCGAAGACCATTATTCGCATTAACCATCATGGCGTCGATAGCATTTGCTGTCTCAGCTGCCACGGCGCGATGGGAAACCGATATGAGCAAAGCGCTTGCGGACGCAAAAAAGTCGTCAAAGCATCTTCTCTTGAATTTCACCGGTTCAGACTGGTGCCCGTGGTGCTTCCGTCTGCGGGATGAAGTGTTTGCGACCAGGGAATTCGAGCAGTATGCGGAGAAGAACCTCATCTGCGTTGTGGTCGATTTCCCGCGGGGCAAAAAGCAAAGCGATGCCCTTGTGAAACAGAACCGTGAACTTGCGGAGAAATACGGCGTACAGGGTTTCCCAACCGTGGTGCTGCTTACGCCCAACGGCGGATTGAAAGCGACGACCGGCTACCGGCAGGGCGGCGCTGACGCGTACATCGATCATCTTACGGATATACTTTCAGGAAAAGCGAAATAA